CATCTTCGCCCCGGTTGGAGTGCTCAACCTGGTCTTCACCGTCGCGAACAGTGCACAGGCCTGAGGTCTGCACAGTGCGGTGAGCGACCAACCGGTTACAGTCGATCATGAAGCCGCGCCACCGGAGGTCTCGATGAGTGTTCCCTTGCCGGAGAAGTTCGGGTACCGGCGGGTCGACGCGGGGGGCGTGCGGATCAGCTGCGCGGTCGCCGGGGAGGGGCCGCCGGTGTTGCTGCTGCACGGTTATCCGCAGACGCACCTGATCTGGCACCACGTCGCGCCGCGGTTGGCGGAGGAGTTCACGGTGGTGCTGACCGATTTGCGCGGGTACGGCGACAGCGACAAACCGGCCGGTGGCGACCACGAGTATTCCAAGCGGGCCATGGCTAACGACCAGCTCCAGGTCATGGCGAAACTGGGCTTCGACCGCTTCGCCGTCGCCGGGCACGACCGCGGCGGCCGGGTGGCGCACCGGCTCGCGCTCGACGCGCCCGAAGCCGTGAAAGCGCTGGCGGTGCTGGACATCGTCCCCACGCGGTACGCGTTCCAGCACGCCGACAAGAACTTCGGCCTCGGTTACTACCACTGGTTCTTCCTCGCGGCCGGCAACGGCATCCCCGAACGGCTGCTCGCCGGTGATCCCGAGTTCTGGGTCACCTCGCGCATGCACTCCCGCCACGACGGCGGCACGCCCTTCGATCCCGCCGCCGTCGCCGAGTACGTGCGCTGTTTCTCCACACCGGAGGCGATCGCCGCCTCGTGCGCGGACTACCGCGCCGCCGCGGGCATCGACCTCGAGCACGACGACGCGGACGCGGCCGCGGGCCGGCTCGTGACCAGCCCGCTGCTCGCGCTGTGGGGGAGTGGCAGCTTCGTCGGCCAGTCCTACGACGTGCCCGCGGTGTGGCGCGAGTACGCGAGGGACCTGCGCACCCTGGCCGTCGAAAGTGACCATTACCTGCCGGAGGAACAACCGCAGGTTGTCGCCGAAGCGTTGCGGGACTTCTTCGCGGAGACCTGAGCCCCCGACGTCGCCAAATCGACACCAAGCACCCGCACGACCGCGGATCCGAGGTGCACGACGGGACCACCACCCTCATCAGCGGCGGCGAGCACCCGTCGTACCTCCTGCTCCCGGTCGTGCCCCGGCCGGCTGAGGCCGGTGGCCGCGGTGGGTCTGCACCGCGGCCACTCGGGTCCCGGACCGGCTCAGAACCGCCCGAGGCCGTGCGGCGAGCCGAGACCGGTCGGGCCGTCCCAGCCGGGTCCGGCCTGGCACACCTTCGGGCCCCAGCCCAGGCCCTCGCGCAGGGACGGGGCAGCGCCGTCGGTCGTGACGTCGTGGAACACCGAGGCCGGCGCCCCGTACAACGCGCTCGGGCCCGTCGCGCCGGTGGTGTGGCCGCTGCTGCGCACATACCACGCGGCCACGAACGGCGACGAAGCACTGGTGCCACCGCTGACGATCCAGTTCTGCGGCCTGCCGGTGAAAGGCGCGTAGGTGTCGTACACCGCCGGGCCGTTCGCCGGGTCGGCGATGGCGGAGACGTCGGCGGAGGCGCGGTGCCCACCGCAGTTCGCAGCGATCGACGCGGGCTGGCCGGCGGCGGGTGGGAACGTCAGGGCGCACTCGCCGCCGAGGTTGTGCCACGCCTGCTCGGTGAATTTCGTGCGCGACGCGTCGACGGGCTTCAGCGCCGTGCCTCCGACGCCGACCGCCCACGGCAGGTTGGCGGGCCAGGTGTAGAAGCTCGTGTCGGCCTTGCTTTCGGCCGAAGCCGAGCCCAATGCCGTGGCGTCGGCGCTGCCGACGTCACCGATCGACGCGAACAGCGGCACCCCCGGGTGGTTCAGGGCCTTGCTGTAGGGCGCGTCGATCGTGGCCGAGTCGAGGACCTCGATGTCGCTGAGGCTCACGGCGTTCGCACCGAGGCGGACCGCCGTCTGGTAGGCAGTGGCGTAGTCGGCGGCCTTCTGGTCTGGGTCGGGCTCGCCGGTCGCGTCGATGTCCGGCGTCTGCACCACCATGATGCGACACGCCGGGCACGCCGCCGAGGCCATGTCGACGTCCAGCGACGTCTCGACGGCCCAGTCCTCCTCGGACTCCTTGAACTCGTCGGTGGTCCGGGGTTTCACCGGCGGCCCGCCGTGGAACTCGGTGATCGTGAGGCACCCGCTCGCCGTCGTGCACCCGGGCAGCCCGTACTGCTCGCGGTAGCCGGCCAGGTCCGACTCCAGGTGCGTGTTCGC
The sequence above is a segment of the Amycolatopsis sp. 2-15 genome. Coding sequences within it:
- a CDS encoding alpha/beta fold hydrolase — protein: MSVPLPEKFGYRRVDAGGVRISCAVAGEGPPVLLLHGYPQTHLIWHHVAPRLAEEFTVVLTDLRGYGDSDKPAGGDHEYSKRAMANDQLQVMAKLGFDRFAVAGHDRGGRVAHRLALDAPEAVKALAVLDIVPTRYAFQHADKNFGLGYYHWFFLAAGNGIPERLLAGDPEFWVTSRMHSRHDGGTPFDPAAVAEYVRCFSTPEAIAASCADYRAAAGIDLEHDDADAAAGRLVTSPLLALWGSGSFVGQSYDVPAVWREYARDLRTLAVESDHYLPEEQPQVVAEALRDFFAET